The proteins below come from a single Tachypleus tridentatus isolate NWPU-2018 chromosome 13, ASM421037v1, whole genome shotgun sequence genomic window:
- the LOC143239066 gene encoding histone H3-like, whose product MARTKQTARKSTGGKAPRKQLATKVARKSAPATGGIKKPHRYRPGTVALREIRRYQKSTDMLIRKLPFQRLVREIAQDRRTDLRFQSTAVLALQEAAEAYLVGLFEDTNLCAIHAKRVTIMPKDIQLARRIRGERA is encoded by the exons ATGGCTCGAACAAAACAAACAGCTAGAAAATCTACAGGTGGAAAAGCTCCAAGAAAACAGTTAGCAACCAAAGTAGCAAGAAAAAGTGCTCCAGCAACTGGCGGTATTAAAAAACCTCATCGTTATCGTCCAG GAACTGTTGCACTACGAGAAATCAGACGGTATCAGAAATCTACAGACATGCTTATCAGGAAATTGCCGTTTCAGCGATTGGTTAGAGAAATTGCTCAAGACCGTAGGACTGATCTGAGGTTCCAAAGTACGGCAGTTTTAGCATTGCAAGAAGCTGCTGAAGCTTATTTGGTGGGGCTTTTTGAAGATACAAATTTGTGCGCCATTCACGCTAAGCGCGTGACAAttatgccgaaagacatccagtTAGCTCGACGTATTAGAGGGGAGAGAgcgtaa